Proteins from a single region of Apium graveolens cultivar Ventura chromosome 7, ASM990537v1, whole genome shotgun sequence:
- the LOC141675079 gene encoding uncharacterized protein LOC141675079: MSARESKNPVTYARSSSRRRKRPLEVDLNVPPPAENREQGGVATDAVESHVGPSVQQRSSITPPPIDLEALDDDVIISSPRAFAEAINKAGRPRARAIRVDVDLSISDGPSSRAARSKRGRGSPNQTAIDGNLFINLEGNGNSMRDNVRPVPVVTPPPPPPKELVFTCPICMGSIVEEMTTKCGHIFCKDCIKAALAVRNQCPTCRKKISMKDTHRVYLPRSH; encoded by the exons ATGAGTGCCCGAGAGTCGAAGAATCCTGTAACATATGCTAGGAGCTCTAGTAGGCGCAGGAAGAGGCCTTTGGAAGTAGATCTCAATGTTCCGCCACCTGCAGAGAATCGGGAGCAGGGAGGGGTAGCCACTGATGCAGTAGAGTCTCATGTTGGTCCAAGTGTACAACAAAGGAGTTCAATCACACCTCCACCTATTGACCTTGAAGCATTAGATGATGATGTTATTATATCGTCTCCTAGAGCATTTGCAGAA GCAATAAACAAAGCTGGAAGGCCTCGTGCAAGAGCGATTCGAGTTGATGTGGATTTGAGTATTTCAG ATGGTCCATCGTCGAGGGCTGCTCGCAGCAAACGTGGAAGAGGTTCCCCCAACCAAACAGCTATTGATGGAAATCTTTTCATAAATCTGGAAGGAAATGGCAATTCAATG AGAGATAATGTGCGTCCCGTACCCGTTGTGACTCCGCCTCCCCCGCCGCCTAAGGAACTAGTGTTTACATGTCCAATTTGCATGGGCTCAATTGTCGAGGAAATGACAACCAAGTGTGGTCATATTTTCTGTAAGGATTGTATCAAGGCGGCATTAGCTGTTCGGAACCAGTGTCCTACTTGCAGGAAGAAGATTAGTATGAAAGACACCCATAGAGTGTACCTTCCTAGGTCTCATTAA
- the LOC141673112 gene encoding uncharacterized protein LOC141673112: MEPNGVAIDFRKMESDYRTYMARITPSHSHSNIPSSRSWSAPATGRIKENVDAHLNNGNGVCFGVVIRDDRGRLLAAAVKRICGIWSSEMAEAGAALYGLLLTRRLGFDSVVLESDALNLVSAVNQNMDGASPVFLFYNDIGPV, from the coding sequence ATGGAGCCAAATGGAGTGGCAATAGATTTTAGGAAGATGGAGTCTGACTACCGCACATACATGGCTAGGATTACACCATCTCACTCGCATTCTAATATCCCTTCTAGTAGATCTTGGTCTGCCCCTGCCACCGGAAGAATCAAGGAAAATGTGGATGCTCATCTGAACAATGGCAATGGTGTTTGTTTTGGTGTAGTCATAAGGGATGATAGAGGAAGACTTCTTGCAGCAGCGGTAAAAAGAATATGCGGAATCTGGTCATCTGAGATGGCAGAGGCTGGAGCAGCGCTTTATGGGTTATTGTTAACACGGAGGCTGGGGTTTGACAGTGTAGTGCTAGAGAGTGATGCCCTGAATTTGGTGAGTGCAGTAAACCAGAACATGGATGGTGCATCACCGGTCTTTCTGTTCTACAATGATATAGGCCCCGTTTGA